In Artemia franciscana chromosome 4, ASM3288406v1, whole genome shotgun sequence, a single window of DNA contains:
- the LOC136026543 gene encoding acidic mammalian chitinase-like, producing the protein MFNKQWIISIILIAYIQQSLCSLALFCYWGSWATYRASLGAFGVDQIDPTLCTHYVYAFTGLTDGVNVMASVDPYLDMNDCEGGGPTSRDSFRRFTRLREVNPEAKFLLAVGGWNVGSVQFSNLSLTNEGRQHFIVSVIDYVIRFDFDGIDVDWEYPGHREGSRPEDRDNYVLLIKELKEALSSVVRAPGRSELLVTAAIPAAEMLLDIGYDLPELVNYIDYFNVMTYDYHTIADGMYTYHHSALNPMPSDTGDDAKKNWAYTFQYLSSKNLPLSKFTLGISTYGHTYTLADPLNYGLKAEITKLYPPGPYTQSAGFMSYPEICRKISEGAEVIFDWDAMAPYAHLNDFWGCYDDADSATEKAYFAGMNQLGGIMIWAMEADDFRGECGKGIFPIINAVKNIFEILG; encoded by the coding sequence ACATATAGAGCCAGCCTAGGAGCCTTTGGTGTTGACCAAATAGACCCGACATTGTGCACCCATTATGTATATGCTTTTACAGGGTTGACTGATGGTGTTAATGTGATGGCTTCTGTTGATCCCTACTTGGATATGAATGATTGTGAAGGTGGTGGACCCACTTCGAGGGATAGTTTTAGAAGATTTACTAGACTGAGAGAAGTTAACCCAGAAGCAAAGTTTCTGCTTGCAGTCGGTGGTTGGAATGTTGGGTCAgttcaattttctaatttaagtCTAACAAATGAAGGAAGACAGCATTTTATCGTCAGTGTCATAGATTATGTCATAAGATTTGATTTTGACGGTATTGATGTTGATTGGGAGTACCCTGGGCATAGAGAAGGTAGCAGGCCTGAAGATAGAGATAATTATGTGCTGCTTATAAAAGAGCTAAAAGAGGCACTCTCAAGTGTAGTGCGAGCACCGGGTCGAAGTGAGCTCCTGGTAACTGCTGCCATACCCGCTGCGGAAATGCTGCTTGACATTGGATATGATTTACCTGAACTTGTCAAttatattgattattttaatgtAATGACCTATGACTATCATACCATCGCTGACGGTATGTATACTTATCATCATTCTGCACTCAACCCCATGCCAAGTGATACTGGCGATGATGCCAAAAAGAATTGGGCATACACCTTTCAATACCTTTCGTCTAAAAATTTACCTTTATCGAAGTTTACCTTGGGTATTAGTACATACGGACATACATATACATTGGCAGATCCTCTGAATTATGGACTTAAAGCAGAAATAACGAAGCTATACCCACCTGGACCGTATACACAATCAGCAGGTTTTATGAGCTACCCCGAGATATGTCGTAAAATCAGTGAGGGTGCTGAAGTAATATTTGATTGGGATGCAATGGCGCCTTATGCACATCTGAATGACTTCTGGGGTTGTTATGACGACGCTGATAGTGCCACAGAGAAAGCATATTTTGCTGGCATGAACCAGTTAGGTGGAATTATGATTTGGGCGATGGAAGCTGATGATTTTCGTGGAGAATGTGGTAAAGGAATCTTTCCAATTATCAacgcagttaaaaatattttcgaaatacTTGGGTGA